The Gammaproteobacteria bacterium genome includes a region encoding these proteins:
- a CDS encoding class I SAM-dependent DNA methyltransferase, which translates to MAAKKTDEELEALLLADTMKEFISYAVGCMFGRYSLDKEGLILANQGETLDDYLKQIPEPSFAVDENNVIPILDGDWFSDDITERFFKFLRVTFGDEHFEDNLKFIEQAIGKDIRKYFLKSFYPDHVKRYKKRPIYWLFSSPKGSFNALIYMHRYRPDTVSVVLNDYLREFSTKLSQRKNHLETVSISASATRSEKTKALKEIEKLNKTIHELQEYERDELYPLATKQLEIDLDDGVKVNYNRFGKALKKIAGLSGKG; encoded by the coding sequence ATGGCGGCAAAAAAAACCGATGAAGAGCTGGAAGCCCTGCTATTGGCAGATACGATGAAGGAGTTTATCTCCTACGCCGTCGGCTGCATGTTTGGCCGTTATTCGCTTGATAAAGAAGGCTTAATCCTCGCCAACCAAGGCGAAACCCTCGACGACTACCTAAAGCAGATTCCCGAACCGTCCTTTGCGGTAGATGAGAATAATGTCATCCCGATTCTCGATGGCGACTGGTTCAGCGACGACATCACCGAACGTTTTTTCAAATTCCTGCGCGTCACCTTTGGCGATGAGCACTTTGAGGATAACCTCAAGTTCATCGAGCAGGCCATCGGCAAAGACATCCGTAAATATTTTCTTAAATCGTTCTACCCCGACCATGTGAAACGCTACAAAAAACGCCCCATCTACTGGTTGTTCTCATCACCCAAAGGCAGCTTCAACGCGCTCATCTACATGCACCGTTATCGACCCGACACCGTCAGCGTGGTACTCAACGACTACCTGCGTGAATTCAGCACCAAACTGAGCCAGCGTAAAAACCACCTTGAAACCGTCAGCATCAGCGCCAGCGCCACCCGCAGTGAAAAAACCAAAGCACTGAAAGAGATTGAAAAACTCAACAAGACAATCCATGAACTGCAAGAGTACGAACGCGACGAACTCTATCCACTGGCCACGAAACAGTTGGAAATTGATCTCGATGATGGGGTGAAGGTGAATTACAACAGATTTGGTAAAGCGTTGAAAAAAATCGCTGGATTGAGTGGAAAAGGTTAG
- a CDS encoding AAA family ATPase, with product MKIKKLKIQGFRGATSLNLVFHERLNVLVGVNGSGKSSVLDATALLLSWMTNRIKGKAGNRIENDDIQNGASYVDLQLIAQIRGHDFSWSRVQVREGHSRQKRISNLKEMTEVVKQIQEEISTNREQVNLPLMAYYPVNRAVLDIPLRIRAKHRFGLLAAYDDALAGGASFRQFFEWFREREDLENELRRDQESICSDPEAVFPDRQLETVRRAITGLMPEFCNLTVRRSPLRMEVEKKGKRLSLSQLSDGEKCLMAMVGDLARRMAIANPAREKPLEGEGVVLIDEIDLHLHPKWQRMIMPRLLKVFPNCQFIVSTHSPHVVTAVYPESLFLLSQSEQGLVAEKAGESYGKTVERVLEDLMGLVTTRPDEVEEQLQRLFEMVDTECFSEARVLISELISEIGTDPELVKAEMLMRRKEIIGK from the coding sequence ATGAAAATAAAAAAACTAAAGATTCAGGGTTTTCGAGGGGCAACATCATTGAATCTCGTTTTTCATGAACGCTTGAATGTTTTAGTTGGTGTTAATGGTTCGGGTAAGTCAAGCGTATTGGATGCCACCGCATTACTGCTCTCTTGGATGACAAACCGAATTAAGGGCAAAGCGGGGAACCGAATTGAAAACGATGATATTCAAAATGGCGCATCCTACGTTGATTTGCAGCTTATTGCTCAGATTAGAGGGCATGATTTTAGTTGGAGCCGAGTGCAGGTACGAGAAGGGCACAGCAGGCAAAAGCGCATCTCAAACCTGAAGGAGATGACCGAAGTCGTTAAACAGATTCAGGAGGAGATCAGTACCAACCGTGAGCAGGTCAATCTTCCTCTGATGGCGTACTACCCCGTGAATCGTGCGGTCTTGGACATTCCTCTGCGTATTAGAGCAAAACATCGTTTTGGTTTATTGGCTGCCTACGACGACGCTTTGGCTGGGGGTGCCAGTTTCCGTCAATTTTTTGAGTGGTTTCGTGAACGAGAAGATCTGGAAAATGAACTCCGAAGGGATCAAGAGAGCATCTGTTCTGATCCAGAAGCCGTTTTTCCTGATCGTCAATTAGAGACGGTGCGCAGAGCGATAACGGGATTAATGCCTGAGTTTTGTAACCTTACTGTTCGGCGCAGTCCACTGCGGATGGAGGTTGAGAAAAAAGGCAAACGCCTAAGCCTCAGCCAGCTTTCTGATGGTGAGAAATGTTTAATGGCTATGGTGGGTGACTTGGCACGTCGGATGGCCATTGCCAACCCAGCCCGGGAGAAGCCACTGGAAGGTGAAGGTGTTGTGTTAATTGATGAAATTGATCTGCACCTTCATCCAAAATGGCAGAGGATGATCATGCCGCGTCTGCTTAAGGTGTTCCCCAACTGCCAATTTATCGTTTCGACTCACTCGCCTCATGTGGTGACAGCAGTGTATCCAGAAAGTCTGTTTCTTCTCTCTCAGTCAGAGCAGGGGCTGGTGGCAGAAAAAGCAGGGGAGTCTTATGGAAAAACAGTTGAGAGGGTTTTGGAGGATCTGATGGGGTTAGTGACCACTCGACCGGATGAGGTTGAGGAGCAGTTACAGCGATTGTTTGAAATGGTTGATACAGAGTGTTTTTCTGAAGCACGAGTACTTATTTCAGAACTGATTAGTGAAATTGGAACGGATCCTGAGTTGGTGAAAGCTGAGATGCTGATGCGGCGTAAAGAGATTATTGGCAAATGA
- a CDS encoding retron system putative HNH endonuclease codes for MKWVRKRSEPKIFTDWKALVSEAWQPSYANLGGVEKQAVKQALIQEQGGLCCYCERRLSEADSHIEHFRPQSEPDVDPLDFANMLCSCQSQLRRGEPRHCGNSKGAWFEEGVLVSPLEPECEGRFSYRGDGGIKPMTSSDDAASETISHLALDIPKLRALRAAVIAPFLDDLTESEFQNFVTGYLQYDAQGQYGEFWTVIKYLFRRTAA; via the coding sequence ATGAAGTGGGTACGAAAGCGATCAGAGCCTAAAATTTTTACCGATTGGAAAGCGTTAGTCAGTGAGGCGTGGCAACCGAGTTACGCCAACCTTGGTGGTGTGGAAAAGCAGGCAGTAAAACAGGCGTTGATTCAAGAGCAGGGAGGACTTTGCTGTTATTGTGAACGTCGCTTAAGTGAGGCTGATTCTCACATTGAACATTTTAGGCCGCAAAGCGAGCCGGATGTTGACCCACTGGATTTTGCTAATATGCTCTGCTCTTGCCAGAGTCAATTGCGACGAGGGGAACCACGTCACTGTGGAAATTCCAAAGGGGCTTGGTTTGAGGAAGGTGTTTTGGTTTCACCGTTGGAGCCGGAGTGTGAAGGTCGGTTTTCGTATCGAGGTGATGGTGGTATTAAGCCGATGACTTCCAGTGATGATGCGGCGAGTGAAACCATTTCTCATTTGGCGTTAGATATACCCAAATTAAGAGCCTTGCGAGCTGCGGTAATCGCTCCTTTTCTTGATGATTTGACGGAGAGTGAGTTCCAAAATTTTGTTACAGGTTATTTGCAATATGATGCACAAGGGCAATATGGAGAGTTTTGGACGGTGATTAAATACCTTTTTCGGCGTACAGCAGCATGA
- the pglZ gene encoding BREX-1 system phosphatase PglZ type A, translating to MSNRIEQALNKLFQRHRIVFWYDVKQELRVDFEALELADITKLELLNNEFSVKYRLLRQEPKQKFLLYREGSPPADLDNWLLDVQLSQGEFRTDQVGLWLSELELGLEFSELLEAHVEFFKAIKRKESLKRLLTSADTSAVIRLKMLAVCAGAEPHLETVLEVLFAELAEGREEKFTLMVRCGLDVFLWQQMQRIYGYHSDSAGIRDFVIQLFKSCYAMSTEGKVLLTSDALVLLKRWKDSRQYEGCFESLSDECADLLAIQQDLDSRDFRSLMGLDYFRLIDQKIITELVQGVASRTLLQGEVTLWVRQRRQGHWYREYRHLYAAVDYAAQFIHVLNEVTLQMESLADGIQRYAQTWFRLDQLYRKFIWHVRCSDKRSLMEELSQQIENFYSNNYLLTLNDRWQVQLDAAQHWSAPPITLQKDFFSRFVQPFLTKGKKVYVIISDALRYEIADELLSLVRQEDRFEADLEPALSMLPSYTQLGMAALLPNKTLELMDKGTGEVSVDGQSSMGTANRLKILSQALEQRGTALRADEFVALNQGDCRALVSDHDVVYLYHNLIDKTGDCRDSEERVFDAVEETLNELVKMIKKLANANASNIVLTADHGFLYQNKALEESDFSVAEVEGEQVLYRNRRFVLGRGLQRVKELKMFSSAELGLTGSMEVHLPKSINRLRVKGAGSRFVHGGASLQEVVIPVLKINKKRKSDVSLVEVDILRGDMSVITTNQVSVVFYQREALTDKIRPRTLRVGLYTADGVLISDSHELVFDLASANSRERELNVRFVLSRKADEVNGQRITLRLEEKVAATSHYKEYKSLSYLVRRSFTSDFDF from the coding sequence ATGAGTAATCGAATTGAACAGGCACTGAATAAACTCTTTCAGCGTCACCGTATTGTTTTTTGGTACGACGTTAAGCAAGAACTGCGCGTTGACTTTGAAGCACTTGAGCTGGCTGACATCACAAAATTAGAGTTGCTTAACAATGAATTTTCGGTGAAATACCGTCTGTTACGCCAAGAGCCAAAACAGAAATTTCTGCTTTATCGTGAAGGATCTCCGCCAGCAGATCTTGATAATTGGCTACTGGATGTGCAGCTCTCTCAAGGTGAGTTTCGTACTGATCAGGTCGGTTTATGGTTGAGTGAGTTGGAACTGGGGTTGGAGTTTTCTGAATTACTGGAGGCTCATGTTGAATTTTTTAAAGCAATTAAACGTAAAGAGAGTTTAAAACGCTTGCTGACCTCCGCTGATACTTCGGCTGTGATTCGGTTAAAGATGTTGGCGGTCTGCGCGGGTGCGGAGCCACATTTGGAGACGGTACTGGAGGTGCTGTTTGCTGAGCTGGCAGAGGGGAGAGAGGAAAAGTTTACCTTGATGGTGCGTTGTGGTTTGGATGTTTTTCTTTGGCAGCAGATGCAGCGGATTTATGGCTATCACTCCGACAGTGCTGGCATCCGCGATTTTGTTATTCAACTGTTCAAATCTTGCTATGCCATGAGCACCGAAGGGAAGGTGTTGCTGACTTCAGATGCTCTGGTGTTGCTGAAACGCTGGAAAGACAGCCGTCAATATGAAGGCTGTTTTGAATCGCTCTCCGATGAATGTGCGGATCTGTTGGCCATTCAACAGGATCTCGACAGCAGGGATTTTCGTAGCCTGATGGGGCTGGATTATTTTCGGCTGATTGATCAAAAGATAATCACTGAGTTGGTGCAGGGGGTGGCGAGCAGAACGCTGCTTCAAGGTGAGGTCACGTTGTGGGTGCGTCAGCGACGACAGGGGCATTGGTATCGAGAGTATCGTCATCTTTATGCAGCGGTGGATTACGCGGCGCAGTTCATTCACGTGTTGAATGAGGTTACGTTACAGATGGAATCTCTGGCCGATGGCATTCAGCGGTACGCTCAAACGTGGTTTCGCCTTGATCAACTGTATCGAAAGTTTATCTGGCATGTACGCTGTTCTGATAAGCGCTCGTTAATGGAGGAACTTAGCCAGCAGATTGAAAATTTCTATTCAAATAATTATTTGTTGACTCTCAATGATCGTTGGCAAGTGCAGCTGGATGCTGCTCAGCACTGGAGCGCGCCACCGATTACGTTGCAAAAAGATTTTTTCAGTCGGTTTGTACAGCCTTTTCTAACCAAGGGTAAAAAAGTCTATGTGATTATCTCCGATGCGCTGCGTTATGAAATTGCGGATGAACTGCTCAGCTTGGTACGTCAAGAGGATCGTTTTGAGGCTGATCTTGAACCCGCGCTCTCAATGTTACCCAGTTACACCCAACTGGGTATGGCGGCTCTGTTACCGAATAAAACCTTGGAACTGATGGATAAAGGTACGGGGGAGGTGAGCGTTGATGGGCAGAGTTCGATGGGAACGGCTAATCGGCTTAAGATTCTCAGTCAGGCGCTTGAGCAGCGGGGTACGGCGCTTCGAGCCGATGAGTTTGTGGCGCTGAATCAGGGTGATTGCCGTGCTCTGGTGAGTGATCATGATGTGGTTTATCTCTATCACAATCTGATTGATAAAACGGGCGATTGCAGAGATTCGGAAGAGCGGGTGTTTGATGCGGTTGAAGAGACGCTGAACGAGCTGGTTAAGATGATTAAAAAACTGGCGAATGCCAATGCCAGTAATATTGTACTGACTGCGGATCATGGCTTTCTTTATCAGAATAAAGCGCTGGAAGAGAGTGATTTTTCCGTGGCAGAAGTGGAAGGAGAGCAGGTTCTCTATCGTAATAGACGTTTTGTTTTGGGTAGAGGCTTGCAGCGCGTGAAGGAGCTGAAAATGTTTAGCTCAGCTGAATTGGGTTTGACGGGCAGTATGGAAGTTCATCTACCCAAATCGATTAACCGCTTGCGGGTTAAAGGTGCTGGCAGCCGCTTTGTGCATGGCGGCGCTTCGTTGCAGGAAGTCGTTATTCCGGTGTTGAAAATCAATAAAAAACGTAAAAGCGATGTGTCGTTGGTGGAGGTGGATATTTTACGGGGGGACATGTCGGTGATCACCACGAATCAGGTGTCGGTGGTGTTTTATCAGCGTGAAGCGTTAACGGATAAAATACGGCCTAGAACCTTGCGAGTGGGTCTGTATACGGCTGATGGGGTGCTGATTTCAGATTCACATGAGCTTGTTTTTGATCTGGCTTCCGCCAACTCAAGAGAGCGTGAGTTAAACGTGCGTTTTGTCTTGAGCCGAAAAGCCGATGAGGTGAACGGGCAGAGGATTACGCTGCGATTGGAAGAAAAGGTGGCAGCTACTTCGCATTACAAAGAGTACAAATCGCTCTCTTATTTGGTGCGGCGCTCTTTTACCAGTGATTTCGATTTTTAG
- the brxL gene encoding BREX system Lon protease-like protein BrxL yields MSLLDDKINRCFPGLVVRKDLVKIVKGNAIVPSYVLEYLLGQYCATNDENSIQSGIETVKEILRKHYVHRNEAGLIRSIIKEKGHYKIIDKISVALNETLDVYEAAFSNLGIKKVLVDSATVKSHPKLLVSGVWCIADIDYEFTEDKGVTPWMLVTLKPIQLSHFDYEGYLDARRKFSIDEWIDLLVQSIGFNPELMGRRSKLTQIIRLIPFCERNYNLMELGPKGTGKSHIYSEFSPHGILISGGEVTVPKLFVNNSTGKLGLVGYWDCVAFDEFAGKKKRANKALVDIMKNYMANKSFSRGVETLGAEASMVFVGNTQHTVPYMLKHSDLFDELPESYHDSAFLDRLHFYIPGWEVDIIRGEMFSNGYGFVVDYLAEILRSLRNHDYSDRYQDFFTLSAEISTRDREGIHKTFSGLMKILYPHGGVTTEEIEELLKIAIEGRKRVKDQLMRMDSTYADVHFSYTDRSGGVHFVRTLEEEAYPNYYHKGVSDVSDQAEAAPPIEKLERGVSAALKEQHLSYGENQRGISYDLLFGAYLKDASTITITDPYVRLYYQTRNLMELLETIVKFRSNDKEVLVNLVTVEDEFKGAQQQEYFEMIKSECADTGIRFCWRFGQGEGIHARHIVTDHGWKILLDRGLDIFQHYEMNEAFSFGNRLQQCRLCKAFEVTYLKA; encoded by the coding sequence ATGAGTCTCCTCGATGATAAAATAAACAGATGTTTTCCTGGTTTGGTGGTGCGTAAGGATCTGGTGAAAATCGTTAAGGGCAATGCGATTGTTCCTTCCTATGTGCTTGAGTACCTTCTTGGACAGTATTGTGCGACCAACGATGAAAATTCGATTCAGTCAGGCATTGAAACCGTTAAAGAGATCCTGAGAAAGCACTACGTGCATCGCAACGAAGCCGGTCTGATTCGTTCGATAATTAAGGAGAAAGGTCACTATAAAATTATTGATAAAATCAGTGTAGCCTTAAACGAAACACTGGATGTGTATGAAGCTGCCTTCTCAAATCTTGGCATTAAAAAAGTGTTGGTTGATTCGGCAACCGTAAAATCTCATCCCAAATTATTAGTTAGCGGTGTTTGGTGTATTGCCGATATTGATTATGAATTCACCGAAGATAAAGGCGTTACACCTTGGATGTTGGTGACGCTAAAGCCGATTCAACTCTCTCATTTTGATTATGAGGGTTATCTTGATGCTCGTAGAAAATTCAGTATTGATGAGTGGATTGACTTGCTGGTACAAAGTATTGGCTTTAACCCTGAATTGATGGGGCGACGTAGTAAGCTCACCCAAATTATTCGCTTGATTCCGTTTTGTGAGCGAAATTACAATTTGATGGAGCTGGGGCCTAAGGGAACGGGTAAATCCCATATTTATTCTGAGTTTTCCCCTCATGGTATTTTGATCTCTGGGGGTGAGGTGACGGTGCCTAAATTGTTTGTTAATAATTCAACGGGGAAATTGGGGCTGGTTGGCTATTGGGATTGCGTTGCGTTTGATGAGTTTGCCGGTAAAAAGAAGCGAGCGAATAAAGCACTTGTGGATATTATGAAAAACTACATGGCCAACAAGTCATTCTCCAGAGGGGTAGAGACTTTAGGCGCTGAGGCATCGATGGTGTTTGTTGGTAATACTCAGCACACCGTGCCTTATATGTTGAAACACAGCGATCTGTTTGATGAGTTGCCTGAGTCCTATCATGATTCTGCGTTTCTTGATCGGCTCCATTTTTATATTCCTGGTTGGGAAGTGGATATTATTCGTGGTGAGATGTTTTCTAATGGCTATGGTTTTGTTGTTGATTATCTGGCTGAGATTCTGCGCTCGCTGCGTAATCACGATTACTCAGATCGTTATCAGGATTTTTTTACTCTCTCTGCTGAAATTTCGACCCGTGATCGTGAAGGTATTCATAAGACCTTTTCGGGTTTGATGAAGATACTCTATCCTCATGGTGGTGTTACAACAGAAGAGATTGAAGAGTTATTGAAGATAGCGATTGAGGGTCGAAAACGGGTAAAGGATCAATTGATGCGCATGGACAGCACTTATGCTGATGTGCATTTTTCTTACACCGACCGATCCGGTGGGGTGCATTTTGTGCGTACTTTGGAAGAAGAGGCGTATCCAAATTATTACCATAAGGGCGTGAGTGATGTTTCTGACCAAGCTGAGGCAGCGCCACCGATTGAGAAGCTAGAGAGGGGAGTGTCAGCAGCTCTCAAAGAGCAGCACCTCTCTTATGGAGAGAATCAGCGTGGAATTTCATACGATCTGCTTTTTGGCGCATACCTTAAAGATGCGAGTACAATTACGATCACAGATCCATATGTGCGGCTGTATTACCAAACCCGAAACCTAATGGAGTTATTGGAAACCATTGTAAAATTCAGGTCGAATGATAAAGAAGTGTTGGTGAATTTAGTCACAGTGGAAGATGAGTTTAAGGGTGCCCAGCAACAGGAATATTTTGAGATGATCAAGTCAGAGTGTGCCGACACAGGCATTCGGTTCTGTTGGAGATTTGGCCAAGGAGAAGGCATCCACGCACGTCATATCGTAACGGATCACGGTTGGAAGATACTGCTTGATCGTGGTTTGGACATTTTCCAGCATTACGAAATGAACGAGGCATTTTCATTTGGTAATCGCCTGCAACAGTGTCGGTTATGTAAGGCATTTGAAGTGACGTATTTGAAAGCATAA
- a CDS encoding energy-coupling factor ABC transporter permease — protein MLSAELLPQFLIWGGWLLAFWVLFAVLRGGDWRLMLHVCGSHRFLALSLALALLWGLRANFVPGLSFHLLGVTALTLMLGWRFALLSVALVLAFVTLYWGTGWQTYGVNFFLLGLLPVWVCHRLFVFARQSLPHNFFVYTLFNAFFTAALTSLLVVLTAVSLLLVADLEQYSRLAYEYVPFTPMMLFSEAVFNGLLMTFMVMVKPAWVSSFSDEVYLHGK, from the coding sequence GTGTTGTCAGCGGAGTTATTGCCTCAATTTTTAATCTGGGGCGGTTGGTTGTTGGCTTTTTGGGTGCTGTTTGCTGTGTTGCGTGGCGGCGATTGGCGATTGATGTTGCACGTCTGTGGCAGTCATCGTTTTTTGGCGCTCTCTTTGGCTCTGGCTCTGTTGTGGGGTTTGCGGGCTAATTTTGTGCCGGGATTGAGCTTTCACTTGCTCGGCGTGACGGCACTGACCCTGATGTTGGGCTGGCGTTTTGCGCTGCTTTCGGTGGCGTTGGTGCTGGCGTTTGTAACGCTCTATTGGGGCACGGGTTGGCAGACTTATGGGGTGAACTTTTTTCTCTTGGGCTTGCTGCCGGTTTGGGTTTGTCATCGCCTCTTTGTTTTTGCGCGTCAGAGCTTGCCGCACAATTTTTTTGTCTACACCCTGTTTAACGCCTTTTTTACCGCTGCGCTCACCAGTTTGCTGGTGGTGTTGACGGCGGTGTCGTTGCTGCTGGTGGCGGACTTGGAGCAGTACAGCCGTTTGGCTTATGAGTATGTGCCCTTTACACCGATGATGCTCTTTTCTGAAGCGGTCTTTAACGGTCTGCTGATGACGTTTATGGTGATGGTAAAACCCGCCTGGGTGAGCAGTTTTAGCGATGAAGTCTATCTGCACGGTAAGTAG
- a CDS encoding WbuC family cupin fold metalloprotein, whose translation MSELKTVDHKVCAELLASAAKSPRLRSHKNMHTRLDEPVQRVLIALQRGTYVQPHRHPQAHKWELILAVQAETLLLLFDDDRKVTERVVLSPANSPLALELPPKTWHTVLPVEQNSVILEVKQGPFDPREGADFAPWAPQEGEPAVADFLLWAQQVKLGGRYDSGWRG comes from the coding sequence ATGTCTGAGTTGAAAACAGTGGATCATAAGGTGTGTGCGGAATTATTGGCTTCTGCTGCGAAGAGCCCGCGTCTGCGTAGCCATAAAAACATGCACACCCGTTTGGATGAACCGGTGCAGCGCGTGTTGATCGCGTTGCAGAGGGGGACGTATGTGCAGCCTCATCGCCACCCGCAGGCGCATAAATGGGAGCTGATTTTGGCCGTGCAAGCGGAGACCTTGTTGTTGCTGTTTGATGATGATCGCAAGGTGACTGAACGCGTTGTGCTCTCGCCTGCCAACAGCCCTTTGGCGTTGGAGCTGCCGCCCAAGACGTGGCACACGGTGCTGCCGGTTGAGCAAAATTCGGTGATTTTGGAGGTCAAACAAGGCCCATTTGATCCTCGTGAGGGGGCTGATTTTGCTCCTTGGGCACCGCAAGAGGGTGAACCTGCGGTGGCTGATTTTTTGCTCTGGGCGCAACAAGTAAAGCTTGGGGGGCGTTATGATTCTGGGTGGCGAGGTTGA
- a CDS encoding NUDIX hydrolase: MNYCSHCGKTLSQRIPEGDHLPRFICDHCDTVHYQNPNNVTGCLLEWQGKILLCRRAIEPRHGLWTLPAGFMENRETAAEGAAREAYEEAYAEAENLKLYTLFSLPHISQVYILFQGQLKNGEAKAGSESLEVKLFNEEEIPWDELAFPVINETLKLYFKDRKRGHFPAHSGHILRDEAQSLHIVHD, translated from the coding sequence ATGAACTATTGCAGCCACTGCGGCAAAACCCTCAGCCAACGCATTCCCGAGGGCGACCACCTGCCCCGTTTTATCTGCGACCACTGCGACACCGTTCACTACCAAAACCCCAACAACGTCACCGGCTGCCTGCTGGAGTGGCAAGGTAAAATCTTACTCTGCCGCCGCGCCATCGAACCCCGTCACGGCCTCTGGACGCTGCCCGCTGGTTTTATGGAAAACCGTGAAACCGCAGCGGAAGGTGCAGCCCGAGAAGCCTACGAAGAGGCCTATGCAGAGGCCGAAAACCTCAAGCTCTACACGCTGTTCAGCCTGCCGCACATCAGTCAGGTCTACATTTTGTTTCAGGGGCAGCTCAAAAACGGCGAGGCCAAAGCAGGCAGTGAAAGTCTGGAAGTGAAGCTGTTTAACGAAGAAGAGATTCCGTGGGATGAACTCGCCTTTCCGGTCATCAATGAAACACTAAAACTCTATTTTAAAGATCGAAAGCGCGGCCACTTTCCGGCTCACAGCGGCCATATTCTGCGTGATGAAGCTCAAAGCCTGCACATCGTGCATGACTGA
- a CDS encoding M14 family metallopeptidase, translating to MLKEWHHLPKGFEQSSAKTLLGLLGGSALIHLEGEKPERLFVSILLHGNEDSGLLAMQQLLQKYRSKKLPRALTLFVGNVLAAHKGLRRLPNQPDYNRCWPGSEEPECEETHMMTQVYERMSEEHLFASVDLHNNTGLNPHYACINVLEQPFFQLATLFSRTVVYFTRPRGVQSQAFSQLCPSVTLECGRVGQQRGIQHAFEFLDACLHMDHIAQHDVAAHDMDLFHTVAQVKIAPQVAFSFISHETAELHLSPQLDHLNFQELPAGSVFGHVSTELKQPLLAYDEKGNEISARYFKIEHGQLKLKRAMMPSMLTLNEKVIRQDCFCYLMERLDYSTKG from the coding sequence ATGTTAAAAGAGTGGCATCATCTCCCCAAAGGCTTCGAGCAGAGTTCCGCCAAAACACTGTTGGGCTTGCTCGGCGGCTCGGCTCTGATTCATCTTGAGGGCGAAAAACCGGAGCGCCTATTTGTCTCGATTTTACTCCACGGCAACGAGGACAGCGGCCTTCTGGCGATGCAGCAACTGCTGCAAAAATACCGCTCTAAAAAACTGCCCCGCGCTCTGACCCTGTTTGTTGGCAATGTGCTGGCCGCTCACAAAGGTCTGCGGCGCCTGCCCAATCAGCCCGATTACAACCGCTGCTGGCCGGGCAGCGAAGAGCCAGAATGCGAAGAGACCCACATGATGACACAGGTCTACGAGCGCATGAGCGAGGAGCATCTGTTTGCCAGCGTCGATCTACACAACAACACCGGCCTCAATCCGCACTACGCTTGCATCAACGTACTGGAGCAGCCTTTTTTTCAACTGGCGACGCTGTTTTCACGCACGGTGGTCTATTTCACTCGCCCTCGCGGGGTGCAGTCGCAGGCTTTTTCCCAGCTCTGCCCCTCGGTGACGCTGGAGTGCGGGCGTGTCGGCCAGCAACGCGGCATCCAACACGCCTTTGAGTTTCTCGATGCCTGTCTGCACATGGATCACATCGCTCAACACGACGTGGCAGCGCACGACATGGATCTGTTTCACACCGTGGCGCAGGTCAAAATAGCTCCGCAGGTGGCGTTCAGTTTTATCAGCCACGAAACAGCCGAGCTGCACCTCTCGCCGCAACTGGATCACCTCAATTTTCAGGAGCTGCCCGCTGGGAGCGTGTTTGGTCACGTCTCAACGGAGCTGAAACAACCGCTGCTGGCCTACGATGAGAAGGGCAATGAAATCAGTGCGCGTTATTTTAAAATTGAGCATGGGCAGCTGAAACTGAAACGCGCCATGATGCCATCCATGTTGACCCTGAATGAAAAGGTGATTCGGCAAGATTGTTTCTGTTATTTGATGGAGCGACTGGATTACAGTACCAAGGGCTAG